A stretch of the Streptomyces sp. NBC_01428 genome encodes the following:
- a CDS encoding helix-turn-helix transcriptional regulator has product MKSSRLVSILLLLQTRGRLTAAQLAEELEVSVRTVYRDVEALSAAGVPLYGDAGHAGGYRLLDGYRTRLTGLTTEEAEALFLAGVPGPAAELGLGAVLAAAQLKVRAALPHELREHADRISGRFHLDAPGWYADADATPYLPAVADAVWNSRVLHVRYRRWREPTDVERRLEPYALVLKAGRWYVVAGPGPRTFRVDQILELNAPGEEFTRPDDFDLTAYWTRYQRDFHDRLHRAEAVLRIAPGADPGGLTGRAVEDNGRTEADGWTRVTVPIESVDRAHDEFLRLGTAIEVLEPPELRARLGATVAELARRYAPRT; this is encoded by the coding sequence GTGAAGTCCAGCCGTCTCGTCTCGATCCTCCTGCTGCTCCAGACCCGTGGACGGCTGACCGCGGCCCAGCTCGCCGAGGAGCTGGAGGTGTCGGTCCGGACGGTGTACCGCGACGTCGAGGCCCTGAGCGCTGCGGGCGTACCGCTCTACGGGGACGCGGGGCACGCGGGCGGCTACCGGCTCCTCGACGGTTATCGCACCCGTCTCACCGGTCTCACCACCGAGGAGGCCGAGGCCCTCTTCCTCGCCGGGGTGCCCGGACCGGCCGCGGAACTCGGCCTCGGCGCGGTCCTCGCCGCCGCCCAGCTCAAGGTGCGCGCCGCCCTCCCGCACGAGCTGCGCGAACACGCCGACCGGATCTCCGGACGCTTCCACCTGGACGCGCCGGGCTGGTACGCCGACGCCGACGCGACCCCGTACCTCCCCGCCGTCGCGGACGCCGTCTGGAACAGCCGCGTCCTGCACGTCCGTTACCGCCGCTGGCGCGAGCCCACCGACGTGGAGCGCCGCCTGGAGCCGTACGCCCTCGTCCTCAAGGCGGGCCGCTGGTACGTCGTCGCCGGCCCGGGACCGCGCACCTTCCGCGTCGACCAGATCCTCGAACTCAACGCTCCCGGGGAGGAGTTCACCCGCCCGGACGACTTCGACCTGACGGCCTACTGGACTCGGTACCAGCGCGACTTCCACGACCGGCTGCACCGGGCGGAGGCGGTTCTGCGGATCGCGCCCGGCGCGGACCCCGGCGGCCTCACGGGACGGGCGGTCGAGGACAACGGGCGTACGGAAGCGGACGGCTGGACACGGGTCACGGTCCCCATCGAGTCGGTCGACCGGGCCCACGACGAGTTCCTGCGTCTCGGTACGGCGATCGAGGTCCTGGAGCCTCCCGAACTCCGCGCCCGCCTGGGCGCGACGGTCGCCGAGCTGGCCCGGAGGTACGCGCCGCGGACGTGA
- a CDS encoding TerD family protein, which yields MMTLTKEDGPADLAGVTHLSIGVSWDPTSGSSGGVLGALRRKSGTDLDLIAIAMQGGEPVRLAGLDSLDPMGNGSLLHSGDNQTGRGDGDDETVTVEFARVPPNITSIVFIAAAYKKGSSFQKARNISFKVYDATGGSSTQVADIWPSLLSQDNGCAVAKAQRDGNAWKLQVINLTGKIKQGDENALMRFAVSK from the coding sequence ATGATGACGCTCACCAAGGAAGACGGCCCGGCGGATCTGGCCGGTGTCACCCACCTGTCCATAGGGGTGTCCTGGGACCCCACCTCCGGAAGCAGCGGCGGGGTGCTGGGCGCGCTCCGGCGCAAGAGTGGAACCGACCTCGACCTGATCGCCATCGCCATGCAGGGCGGCGAGCCGGTGCGCCTCGCGGGCCTCGACTCCCTCGACCCGATGGGCAACGGCTCGCTGCTGCACAGCGGCGACAACCAGACCGGCCGCGGGGACGGCGACGACGAGACCGTCACCGTCGAGTTCGCCCGCGTCCCGCCCAACATCACGTCCATCGTGTTCATCGCCGCCGCCTACAAGAAGGGCAGTTCCTTCCAGAAGGCGCGCAACATCAGCTTCAAGGTGTACGACGCCACCGGGGGCAGCAGCACGCAGGTCGCCGACATCTGGCCGAGCCTGCTGTCGCAGGACAACGGCTGCGCGGTGGCCAAGGCCCAGCGTGACGGCAATGCCTGGAAGCTCCAGGTGATCAACCTGACGGGGAAGATCAAGCAGGGCGACGAGAACGCCCTCATGCGGTTCGCCGTCAGCAAGTGA
- a CDS encoding 4a-hydroxytetrahydrobiopterin dehydratase, which yields MAVEPLAQKDIEERLAGLPGWSLDGDRLARSYRLASHFAATAMVVHIAQVQEELDHHSDLTLGYNTIALTVNTHSVGGAVTALDFDLAHRVEDLAPGHGAH from the coding sequence ATGGCCGTCGAACCGCTGGCGCAGAAGGACATCGAGGAGCGGCTGGCGGGGCTGCCCGGCTGGTCCCTCGACGGCGACCGGCTCGCCCGTTCCTACCGGCTCGCCTCGCACTTCGCGGCGACCGCGATGGTCGTGCACATCGCCCAGGTGCAGGAGGAGCTCGACCACCACTCCGACCTCACCCTCGGCTACAACACGATCGCCCTCACCGTGAACACGCACAGCGTCGGCGGCGCCGTCACCGCCCTCGACTTCGACCTCGCCCACAGGGTGGAGGACCTCGCCCCGGGCCACGGGGCACACTGA
- a CDS encoding ADP-ribosylglycohydrolase family protein encodes MNELGNLSWEAEARYRARVRGCLLGGALGDALGYPVEFDALDAIRAAHGPRGLRGPVADGSGAVGLVSDDTQMTLFTVEGLQQAHARERHKGIGGGWSRLVRTAYGRWLDTQTAPGPAPDVRGGLAAQTWLYARRAPGNACLSGLREREYCPDPASELGPPGPVNPDSKGCGSVMRSAPFGLTRTSAESAFAMAARCSQMTHGHPTASYASGALAAIVTHLVAGDSLEGAVLRALRLLARHPAHEETTTALNRALDLASEGAPSAEKVESLGAGWIAEEALAVAVYCALAEYTVTDALLLSVNHSGDSDSTGSLCGNLLGALHGDHGLPHAWLEQVEGRATITLLADDLAAECVRR; translated from the coding sequence GTGAACGAGCTGGGGAACCTGTCCTGGGAGGCGGAGGCCCGATACCGGGCGCGCGTCCGCGGCTGTCTGCTCGGCGGCGCACTCGGCGACGCCCTCGGCTACCCGGTCGAGTTCGACGCGCTGGACGCCATCCGTGCGGCACACGGCCCGCGCGGCCTGCGGGGCCCGGTCGCCGACGGCTCCGGCGCCGTCGGCCTGGTCAGCGACGACACCCAGATGACCCTGTTCACCGTGGAAGGCCTCCAGCAGGCGCACGCGCGGGAGCGGCACAAGGGAATCGGCGGCGGCTGGTCCCGGCTCGTGCGCACGGCGTACGGACGCTGGCTGGACACCCAGACCGCGCCCGGCCCCGCCCCGGACGTGCGCGGCGGACTCGCCGCGCAGACCTGGCTGTACGCCCGCCGGGCCCCCGGCAACGCCTGCCTCTCCGGGCTCCGCGAGCGCGAGTACTGCCCCGACCCGGCGAGCGAGCTGGGCCCGCCCGGACCCGTCAACCCGGACTCCAAGGGCTGCGGCTCGGTGATGCGCTCCGCGCCCTTCGGACTCACCCGGACCTCGGCCGAGTCGGCGTTCGCCATGGCCGCCCGCTGCTCGCAGATGACCCACGGCCACCCGACCGCCTCCTACGCGTCCGGCGCGCTCGCCGCGATCGTCACCCACCTCGTCGCCGGGGACTCCCTGGAGGGCGCGGTCCTGCGCGCGCTCCGGCTGCTCGCCCGCCACCCCGCCCACGAGGAGACCACGACGGCGCTGAACCGGGCCCTCGACCTCGCCTCCGAGGGCGCTCCGAGCGCGGAGAAGGTCGAGTCCCTCGGTGCCGGCTGGATCGCCGAGGAGGCCCTGGCCGTCGCCGTCTACTGCGCCCTCGCCGAGTACACGGTCACCGACGCGCTGCTGCTGTCCGTGAACCACTCGGGCGACAGCGACTCCACCGGCTCGCTGTGCGGGAACCTCCTGGGCGCCCTGCACGGCGACCACGGGCTGCCGCACGCATGGCTGGAGCAGGTCGAGGGCCGCGCCACGATCACCCTCCTGGCGGACGACCTCGCCGCGGAGTGCGTCCGCCGGTGA
- a CDS encoding class I SAM-dependent methyltransferase, with the protein MAQDHDHGHDPAHHRDAVAGAPAHQHAHGHGHTHGHTHVDFAEMLPLLVREAELFSPAYTEAASWLREQRPEPGLVVDAGSGPGVVSCLLAETFPGARIVAVDGAEPLLAEARSRAERLGVADRFSTVEAELQDGIGDVEYPADLIWASRSLHHVGDQRAALAGCVRGLAPGGTLALLEGGLPTRFLPRDIGIGRPGLQARVDAVHDEWFTRMREDLPGAVSETEDWPALLTAVGLRHVATRTFIVDLPAPLSDEARAFVVASLARRRDGLAEGLTPEDVTTLDRLLDPDDKASVHHRTDTFVLTAMTVHVGVKPEQPSAGPAPE; encoded by the coding sequence ATGGCACAGGACCACGACCACGGGCACGACCCGGCGCACCACCGGGACGCGGTGGCCGGTGCTCCGGCACACCAGCACGCGCACGGCCACGGCCACACCCACGGCCACACCCACGTGGACTTCGCCGAGATGCTGCCGCTGCTGGTGCGGGAGGCGGAGCTGTTCTCCCCGGCCTACACCGAGGCCGCGTCGTGGCTGCGCGAGCAGCGCCCCGAGCCCGGACTGGTCGTGGACGCGGGCAGTGGCCCCGGCGTCGTCTCCTGCCTGCTCGCCGAGACCTTTCCCGGCGCGCGGATCGTCGCCGTGGACGGCGCGGAACCGCTGCTCGCGGAGGCCCGGTCCCGCGCCGAACGTCTCGGCGTCGCCGACCGCTTCAGCACCGTGGAGGCCGAACTCCAGGACGGCATCGGGGACGTCGAGTACCCCGCCGACCTGATCTGGGCCAGTCGCTCGCTGCACCACGTCGGCGACCAGCGCGCCGCCCTCGCGGGATGCGTGCGCGGTCTGGCCCCGGGCGGGACCCTCGCCCTCCTCGAAGGCGGCCTGCCCACACGGTTCCTGCCCCGCGACATCGGCATCGGCCGGCCGGGTCTGCAGGCCCGCGTCGACGCCGTGCACGACGAGTGGTTCACGCGGATGCGGGAGGACCTGCCCGGTGCGGTGTCCGAGACGGAGGACTGGCCGGCCCTGCTCACCGCCGTCGGTCTGCGCCACGTGGCGACCCGCACCTTCATCGTCGACCTCCCCGCCCCCCTCTCGGACGAGGCCCGCGCCTTCGTCGTCGCCTCCCTCGCCCGCCGGCGCGACGGCCTCGCCGAGGGCCTCACCCCCGAGGACGTCACCACCCTCGACCGCCTCCTCGACCCGGACGACAAGGCGAGCGTCCACCACCGCACCGACACGTTCGTCCTGACGGCGATGACGGTGCACGTGGGGGTGAAGCCGGAGCAGCCGTCCGCAGGTCCGGCACCGGAGTAG
- a CDS encoding helix-turn-helix domain-containing protein: MSIVPPGAAGSPSAPAESGVGPLLRGWREQRRVSQLELALRAGSSARHVSFVETGRSRPSEEMVLRLAEHLDVPVRERNALLLAAGYAPHYPETPLDDPSMDALREGVERLIQGYEPYPALVVDATYDVLAANRGIAMLLEGVPEHLLVPPLNAMRLTLHPEGLAPRIRNLRAWRDHLLAQMDRQIALRRSKPLRALYEEVAAYPVPDADAEPAGDEEPLGAVPPFALPMRIEHEGRVLSFISSIATFNTPMDVTVAELAVETFLPADPATVKYLHALAS, from the coding sequence ATGAGCATTGTCCCGCCCGGTGCCGCCGGCTCCCCAAGTGCCCCCGCGGAGAGCGGCGTCGGTCCGTTGCTGCGCGGCTGGCGGGAGCAGCGGCGGGTGAGCCAGCTGGAGCTCGCGCTGCGGGCCGGGTCCTCGGCACGCCACGTCAGTTTCGTGGAGACGGGCCGTTCCCGGCCCAGCGAGGAGATGGTGCTGCGGCTCGCCGAGCACCTCGACGTGCCCGTGCGGGAGCGCAACGCGCTGCTGCTGGCGGCCGGTTACGCCCCGCACTACCCGGAGACACCGCTCGACGACCCGTCGATGGACGCGTTGCGCGAGGGGGTGGAGCGGCTGATCCAGGGCTACGAGCCGTATCCGGCGCTGGTCGTGGACGCGACGTACGACGTGCTGGCCGCGAACCGGGGCATCGCGATGCTGCTGGAGGGGGTTCCCGAGCACCTTCTGGTGCCGCCGCTCAACGCGATGCGGCTGACCCTGCACCCGGAGGGCCTCGCCCCGCGCATCCGCAACCTGCGCGCCTGGCGGGACCATCTGCTCGCCCAGATGGACCGGCAGATCGCGCTGCGCCGCTCGAAGCCGCTGCGCGCGCTGTACGAGGAGGTGGCCGCGTATCCGGTCCCGGACGCGGACGCGGAGCCGGCGGGGGACGAGGAGCCCCTCGGCGCCGTGCCGCCCTTCGCGCTGCCGATGCGGATCGAGCACGAGGGGCGGGTGCTGTCGTTCATCTCCTCCATCGCGACGTTCAACACCCCGATGGACGTGACGGTCGCCGAGCTCGCCGTCGAGACGTTCCTGCCTGCGGACCCCGCGACGGTCAAGTACCTGCATGCACTGGCGTCCTGA
- a CDS encoding sporulation protein has protein sequence MVFKRLLGAIGVGGPAVDTVLDGGAVSPGGSLSGEVRLRGGGAVAEIEHIVLELVARVESEHEDGESEGLLPFERFTVGGGFRLGEEEERSVPFRVTLPWETPVSELHGQPLGIVLGVRTELAVAGAKDKGDLDALAVRPSPVQEAILEALGQLGFAFRSADLERGRIGGTGQRLPFYQEIELTPPPRYAHAVNEIELTFLATASATEIVLEADKRAGLLTSGHDTLTHFTVGHDDIAGRDWNTEVDGWIRQLVEHRQSYGSGSYGSYGPYADPDPYAGANVGHAEPHGGHRTGGPGMGTAIAAGAAGVAAGVVGGMVAAEVVDEIGDFFEGDDEEAWDDGGEGEDEG, from the coding sequence ATGGTGTTCAAACGGCTGCTCGGGGCGATCGGCGTGGGCGGCCCCGCGGTGGACACGGTCCTGGACGGCGGGGCGGTATCGCCCGGCGGTTCACTGTCCGGAGAGGTGCGGCTGAGAGGCGGAGGCGCGGTCGCGGAGATCGAGCACATCGTCCTCGAACTGGTCGCGCGCGTGGAGTCCGAGCACGAGGACGGCGAGAGCGAAGGCCTCCTCCCGTTCGAACGGTTCACCGTCGGGGGCGGTTTCCGCCTCGGCGAGGAGGAGGAGCGGTCCGTGCCGTTCCGCGTGACGCTCCCGTGGGAGACACCGGTCAGCGAGCTGCACGGTCAGCCGCTCGGCATCGTCCTCGGTGTGCGCACCGAGCTGGCGGTGGCCGGCGCGAAGGACAAAGGCGACCTGGACGCGCTGGCGGTGCGCCCGTCGCCCGTCCAGGAGGCGATCCTCGAAGCCCTCGGACAGCTGGGCTTCGCCTTCCGGTCCGCCGACCTCGAACGGGGACGGATCGGCGGCACGGGCCAGCGGCTGCCCTTCTACCAGGAGATCGAACTGACCCCGCCGCCGCGGTACGCGCACGCGGTGAACGAGATCGAGCTGACCTTCCTCGCCACCGCGTCCGCGACGGAAATCGTCCTGGAGGCGGACAAGCGCGCCGGCCTCCTCACCTCCGGACACGACACCCTCACCCACTTCACCGTCGGCCACGACGACATCGCAGGACGCGACTGGAACACCGAGGTGGACGGCTGGATCCGGCAGCTGGTCGAACACCGTCAGTCCTACGGCTCCGGCTCCTACGGTTCCTACGGCCCGTACGCCGACCCGGACCCGTACGCCGGCGCCAACGTCGGCCACGCGGAGCCGCACGGCGGTCACCGGACGGGCGGCCCGGGCATGGGCACGGCGATCGCCGCCGGAGCCGCGGGGGTGGCCGCGGGCGTCGTCGGCGGCATGGTCGCCGCCGAGGTGGTCGACGAGATCGGCGACTTCTTCGAGGGCGACGACGAGGAAGCGTGGGACGACGGGGGAGAGGGGGAGGACGAGGGATAG
- the dnaK gene encoding molecular chaperone DnaK: MTRAVGIDLGTTNSVVAVLEGGEATVVANAEGARTTPSVVAFAKNGEVLVGEVAKRQAVTNVERTARSVKRYMGDVDWRFPESGGIDGTRYRAQELSARVLQKLKRDAEAYLGEDVTDAVITVPAYFDDAQRQATKEAGEIAGLKVLRIVNEPTAAALAYGLDRGEEQTVLVFDLGGGTFDVSLLEIGDGVIEVKATNGDTRLGGDDWDQRVVEHLAQRFKASHGIDLGHDKMALQRLREGAEKAKIELSSSTETTVNLPYITATSDGPLHLDEKLTRAQFQELTADLLARCRTPFHQAVKDAGVKLAAVDHVILVGGSTRMPAVTDLVKELTGREPHKGVNPDEVVAVGAGLQAGVIRGDVKDVLLLDVTPLSLGIETKGGIMTALIERNTTIPTRRSEIFTTAADSQPSVGIQVYQGEREIAAYNKKLGVFDLTGLPPAPRGVPQIEVAFDIDANGIMHVSAKDLATGREQKMTVTGGSALGKSDIDRMMREAEQYAEEDRNRREAAETRNHGEQLVYQTERFVRENEERIPAETRTEVASAAADLKQLLDDSSTDTAALRTAIEKLAGVSQQMGQAMYARTEQRTPPQDEPPTGQAAGEDEGVVEAEIVEDDREADRSPDKDGDRDRDTRDGAA; this comes from the coding sequence ATGACACGTGCGGTCGGGATCGATCTCGGTACGACGAACTCGGTGGTCGCCGTCCTGGAGGGCGGTGAGGCCACCGTCGTCGCCAACGCCGAGGGCGCGCGCACCACACCCTCGGTGGTGGCCTTCGCGAAGAACGGCGAGGTGCTGGTCGGCGAGGTCGCCAAACGCCAGGCCGTGACGAACGTGGAGCGCACCGCACGGTCCGTGAAGCGGTACATGGGCGACGTGGACTGGCGTTTCCCCGAGTCGGGCGGCATCGACGGCACCCGGTACCGCGCGCAGGAGCTGTCCGCGCGGGTGCTGCAGAAACTGAAGCGGGACGCCGAGGCATATCTCGGCGAGGACGTCACCGACGCCGTGATCACCGTGCCCGCCTACTTCGACGACGCGCAGCGCCAGGCCACCAAGGAGGCGGGTGAGATCGCCGGCCTGAAGGTGCTGCGGATCGTCAACGAGCCGACGGCCGCCGCCCTGGCGTACGGGCTCGACCGGGGCGAGGAACAGACCGTCCTCGTCTTCGACCTGGGCGGCGGCACCTTCGACGTGTCGCTGCTGGAGATCGGTGACGGCGTCATCGAGGTCAAGGCGACCAACGGCGACACCCGGCTCGGCGGCGACGACTGGGACCAGCGGGTCGTCGAGCACCTCGCCCAGCGCTTCAAGGCCTCGCACGGCATCGATCTCGGCCACGACAAGATGGCGCTGCAACGGCTGCGCGAGGGCGCCGAGAAGGCCAAGATCGAACTGTCCTCGTCCACCGAGACCACCGTCAACCTGCCCTACATCACCGCCACGTCCGACGGCCCGCTGCACCTCGACGAGAAACTGACGCGCGCCCAGTTCCAGGAGCTGACGGCCGACCTGCTGGCCCGCTGCCGGACACCGTTCCACCAGGCGGTCAAGGACGCGGGTGTGAAGCTGGCCGCGGTCGACCACGTCATCCTGGTCGGCGGCTCCACCCGGATGCCCGCCGTCACCGACCTGGTGAAGGAACTCACCGGCAGGGAACCGCACAAGGGCGTCAACCCGGACGAGGTCGTGGCCGTCGGCGCGGGGCTCCAGGCCGGGGTGATCCGCGGCGATGTGAAGGACGTCCTGCTGCTCGACGTGACCCCGCTGTCCCTCGGCATCGAGACCAAGGGCGGCATCATGACCGCGCTCATCGAACGCAACACCACGATCCCCACCCGGCGTTCGGAGATCTTCACGACGGCCGCCGACAGCCAGCCCTCCGTCGGCATCCAGGTCTACCAGGGCGAACGCGAGATCGCCGCGTACAACAAGAAGCTCGGCGTCTTCGACCTCACCGGGCTGCCGCCCGCGCCGCGCGGGGTGCCGCAGATCGAGGTCGCCTTCGACATCGACGCCAACGGGATCATGCACGTCTCCGCGAAGGACCTGGCCACCGGACGCGAACAGAAGATGACCGTGACCGGCGGCTCGGCACTGGGCAAGTCCGACATCGACCGCATGATGCGTGAGGCCGAGCAGTACGCGGAGGAGGACCGGAACCGGCGGGAGGCGGCGGAGACCCGCAACCACGGAGAGCAACTCGTCTACCAGACCGAGCGGTTCGTCCGCGAGAACGAGGAACGCATCCCCGCCGAGACGCGGACGGAGGTCGCGTCCGCCGCCGCGGACCTGAAGCAGCTCCTGGACGACTCCTCCACCGACACCGCCGCGCTGCGCACCGCGATCGAGAAACTGGCCGGCGTCAGCCAGCAGATGGGCCAGGCCATGTACGCGCGCACCGAGCAGCGCACGCCCCCGCAGGACGAGCCGCCCACCGGGCAGGCCGCCGGCGAGGACGAGGGCGTGGTGGAGGCCGAGATCGTGGAGGACGACCGGGAAGCGGACCGGTCACCGGACAAGGACGGGGACCGGGACCGGGACACGAGGGACGGCGCCGCGTGA
- a CDS encoding helix-turn-helix domain-containing protein, with protein MSERRPAPTVGQVVLGRRLQELREAAGLRREEAARVLRVAPATVRRMEMAEVALKIPYVQVLLTTYGVGDDESAAFVALAEEANRPGWWQRYHDVLPDWFSMHVSLEGAAQLIRSYEPHFVPGLLQTEDYARAVLEAGTVGQTGPGAIERHVALRMKRQALLTRANPPHLWIIMDETALLRPVSIRGEVMRDQMERLLEWVELDHVTLQVAEFANGPHPGTYTSFTLFRFAEPELPDVVYSEYVTGALYLDAREEVALHLEVLDHMTAHAASAQRTKEILEECRRRF; from the coding sequence GTGAGTGAGCGGCGACCCGCGCCCACCGTGGGGCAGGTGGTACTGGGGCGGCGGCTGCAGGAGCTGCGCGAGGCGGCCGGTCTGAGGCGTGAGGAGGCGGCCCGGGTCCTGCGGGTCGCGCCGGCGACCGTACGGCGGATGGAGATGGCCGAGGTCGCCCTCAAGATCCCTTACGTACAGGTCCTGTTGACGACGTACGGGGTGGGCGACGACGAGTCCGCCGCGTTCGTCGCGCTGGCCGAGGAGGCGAACCGGCCCGGCTGGTGGCAGCGGTACCACGACGTGCTCCCCGACTGGTTCAGCATGCACGTCAGTCTGGAGGGCGCCGCCCAGCTGATCCGCTCCTACGAACCGCACTTCGTGCCCGGACTGCTCCAGACCGAGGACTACGCGCGTGCCGTGCTGGAGGCCGGAACGGTCGGGCAGACGGGTCCCGGGGCCATCGAGCGGCACGTGGCACTGCGGATGAAGCGGCAGGCCCTGCTGACCCGCGCGAACCCGCCCCACCTGTGGATCATCATGGACGAGACGGCGTTGCTGCGTCCGGTGAGCATCCGGGGCGAGGTCATGCGCGATCAGATGGAGCGGCTCCTCGAATGGGTCGAGCTCGACCATGTGACGCTCCAGGTGGCGGAGTTCGCGAACGGTCCGCACCCGGGGACGTACACCTCCTTCACGCTGTTCCGGTTCGCCGAGCCGGAGCTGCCGGACGTCGTCTACAGCGAGTACGTGACGGGCGCCCTCTACCTCGACGCGCGGGAGGAGGTGGCCCTGCACCTGGAGGTGCTGGACCACATGACGGCGCACGCCGCCTCCGCGCAGCGCACCAAGGAGATCCTGGAGGAGTGCCGCCGGAGGTTCTGA
- a CDS encoding class I SAM-dependent methyltransferase, with the protein MLDYDREADRYDATRGGEPRAAAAADAVLTLVPDGTRTLLDLACGTGIVTRRLATGRPGLRVVGADAAHGMARRAATRLPGAVVRADSRRLPFQDASFDAVSVVWLLHLLDDARPVVAEAARLLRPGGVFVTTVDKAAAHDVGSDIDALCAPHRAGHAADGSARVAAYAVEHGLTPDGTALFRGHGQGRTPRRVAEQIRAGRLYVTGGHRLAGRVEALPAPDSPRPEPEFTLRAFRRP; encoded by the coding sequence GTGCTGGACTACGACCGGGAAGCCGACCGGTACGACGCCACCCGAGGCGGCGAGCCACGGGCCGCCGCGGCCGCCGACGCCGTCCTCACCCTGGTCCCCGACGGAACCCGGACGCTCCTCGACCTGGCCTGCGGAACCGGCATCGTGACCCGGCGGCTCGCCACCGGGCGGCCCGGGCTCCGGGTGGTGGGCGCGGACGCGGCGCACGGCATGGCCCGCAGAGCCGCCACCCGTCTCCCCGGCGCCGTCGTCCGCGCCGACTCCCGCCGACTGCCCTTCCAGGACGCGTCGTTCGACGCCGTGTCGGTCGTCTGGCTGCTGCATCTGCTGGACGACGCGCGGCCCGTGGTCGCCGAGGCCGCCCGGCTGCTGCGCCCCGGCGGTGTGTTCGTCACCACCGTCGACAAGGCCGCCGCCCACGATGTCGGCAGCGACATCGACGCGCTGTGCGCGCCCCACCGGGCCGGCCACGCGGCCGACGGTTCGGCCCGCGTCGCCGCGTACGCCGTCGAGCACGGCCTCACGCCGGACGGGACCGCCCTGTTCCGGGGCCACGGGCAGGGCCGGACCCCGCGCCGCGTCGCCGAGCAGATCCGGGCAGGCCGGCTGTACGTCACCGGCGGGCACCGGCTCGCCGGCCGTGTCGAGGCGCTGCCCGCCCCCGACAGCCCCCGCCCGGAACCGGAGTTCACCCTGCGGGCCTTCCGCAGGCCCTGA
- a CDS encoding OsmC family protein produces MATTRTAHTEWEGNLLEGNGVVTFDSSGIGQQPVTWASRAQDANGRTSPEELIAAAHSACFSMALSHALAGAGTPPTKLLTNADVTFQPGEGITGIHLTVEGTVPGLDNDGFVAAAEDAKKNCPVSQALTGTPITLSAKLA; encoded by the coding sequence GTGGCTACCACGCGCACCGCACACACCGAGTGGGAAGGCAACCTGCTCGAGGGCAACGGCGTCGTCACCTTCGACTCCTCCGGCATCGGCCAGCAGCCGGTGACGTGGGCGTCGCGGGCGCAGGACGCCAACGGCAGGACCAGCCCCGAGGAACTGATCGCGGCCGCCCACTCGGCCTGCTTCTCGATGGCGCTGTCGCACGCCCTCGCGGGCGCCGGCACCCCGCCCACCAAGCTGCTCACCAACGCCGACGTCACCTTCCAGCCCGGCGAGGGCATCACCGGCATCCACCTCACCGTGGAGGGCACGGTGCCGGGCCTCGACAACGACGGCTTCGTCGCCGCGGCCGAGGACGCCAAGAAGAACTGCCCCGTCAGCCAGGCGCTGACCGGCACGCCGATCACCCTGTCGGCGAAGCTCGCCTGA